The Myxococcaceae bacterium JPH2 genome has a window encoding:
- a CDS encoding MarR family transcriptional regulator, translated as MSLPTVPRYERLHRLAKRFPQLDPSAIETCLTMLRLAHDMSDAYDTHFTRHGLSQGRFVVLIQLFLAEESEETHGLSPAELADLSGCSRATMTGLLDTLEKDALVSRQDHPEDRRMYTVHLTPKGRDVLQGMLPDHYSRIAALMAPLSMDERTTLQHLLAKVSSGIPALRDP; from the coding sequence ATGAGTCTTCCAACGGTGCCGCGTTACGAGCGGCTCCACCGGCTCGCCAAGCGCTTCCCTCAGTTGGACCCGAGTGCCATCGAGACGTGCTTGACGATGCTGCGCCTGGCCCACGACATGTCGGACGCGTACGACACGCACTTCACGCGGCATGGGCTGTCCCAGGGACGCTTCGTCGTCCTCATCCAGCTCTTCCTCGCGGAGGAGAGCGAGGAGACGCACGGGCTGTCCCCCGCGGAGCTGGCGGACCTGTCTGGCTGCAGCCGCGCGACGATGACGGGCCTGCTCGACACGCTGGAGAAGGACGCGCTGGTGTCGCGGCAGGACCACCCCGAGGACCGCCGGATGTACACGGTCCACCTGACGCCCAAGGGGCGTGACGTCCTCCAGGGCATGCTGCCCGACCATTACAGCCGCATCGCCGCGCTCATGGCGCCCCTGAGCATGGACGAGCGCACCACCCTTCAACACCTGTTGGCGAAAGTGTCCTCGGGAATCCCCGCGCTCCGAGACCCCTGA
- a CDS encoding DUF262 domain-containing protein, translated as MSTFDSTKTLLSDLLTKVVKGKLQLPDFQRGWVWDDKHIQSLLVSIARSFPIGAVMLLETGGETRFQVRPVEGVDLPPNTSPEELILDGQQRLTSLTQVLKLDKPVATRDAKKRELKLHYYFDIETALRGPQELEEAIVTVDEQRTQRENFGRDVKLDLSTREKELEAFHFPCNQILDSSQWEYALVQADPKKFTRFMEFRQKVLEPFRNYALPVISLKKETSKEAVCLVFEKVNTGGVPLSVFELITATWAADGFNLRDDWFGGGSKHGRQARLGKKPLLRDLQPTDFLQGVSLLHSLEKRTQDLAAGRSGKEATGVTAKREHILEMPLSAFTKWADTLTKGLEETERFLRSEGFHHPKFLPYRTQLTPLGAVLAHLGERWLEPQIKTKLARWFWCGVLGELYGGAVETRIALDVQQLLAWIHEPSAPEPSTIQAAGFNPNRLDTLRSRTSAAYRGLYVLLQREGACDFFWKTRMVDLDRDDARLDIHHIFPKKWCEEHDISPRIYNAIVNKTAISYKANRMIGGSAPSKYLEQLQKHEQVQLNDVEMDAILKSHVIDPAQLRSDAFKSFYTTRKAALLAIVERAMGKVSAEVSGIVADDDEDADEESEAA; from the coding sequence ATGTCCACTTTCGACTCGACCAAGACCCTGCTCAGCGACCTCCTCACCAAGGTCGTCAAAGGGAAGCTCCAACTCCCTGACTTCCAACGCGGATGGGTCTGGGATGACAAGCACATCCAGTCCCTGCTCGTGAGCATCGCGCGGTCGTTCCCGATCGGCGCCGTGATGCTTCTCGAGACGGGCGGCGAGACTCGATTCCAGGTGCGCCCCGTCGAGGGCGTCGACCTGCCGCCCAACACGAGCCCGGAGGAGCTGATCCTTGACGGGCAGCAGCGGCTCACATCGCTCACACAGGTTCTAAAGCTCGATAAGCCGGTCGCTACGCGTGACGCCAAGAAGCGAGAACTCAAGCTTCACTACTACTTCGATATCGAGACGGCGCTCCGGGGTCCGCAGGAGCTGGAGGAGGCGATCGTCACCGTCGACGAGCAGCGCACCCAGCGAGAGAACTTCGGCCGCGATGTGAAGCTCGACCTGAGCACGCGCGAGAAGGAGCTCGAGGCGTTCCACTTTCCGTGCAACCAGATCCTTGATTCGAGCCAGTGGGAGTACGCGCTCGTCCAAGCGGACCCTAAGAAGTTCACGCGGTTCATGGAGTTCCGACAGAAGGTCCTTGAGCCGTTCCGCAACTATGCGCTGCCAGTCATCAGTCTGAAGAAAGAGACCTCGAAGGAGGCTGTCTGCCTCGTGTTCGAGAAGGTGAACACGGGCGGCGTTCCGCTCTCCGTCTTCGAACTCATCACGGCAACGTGGGCCGCCGATGGCTTCAATCTGCGCGACGACTGGTTCGGAGGAGGGAGCAAGCACGGGCGCCAGGCTCGCCTCGGCAAGAAGCCGCTGCTTCGGGATCTCCAGCCGACAGACTTCCTCCAGGGTGTCTCTCTGCTGCACTCGCTCGAGAAACGCACGCAGGATCTCGCCGCCGGACGGTCCGGCAAGGAGGCCACGGGCGTCACAGCCAAGCGCGAGCACATCCTCGAAATGCCGCTCAGCGCATTCACGAAGTGGGCTGACACGCTCACCAAGGGACTTGAGGAAACCGAGCGCTTTCTGCGCAGCGAGGGCTTCCACCACCCGAAATTCCTTCCGTACCGCACCCAACTCACGCCACTGGGCGCCGTCCTAGCGCATCTCGGTGAGCGCTGGCTCGAGCCACAGATCAAGACGAAGCTCGCGCGCTGGTTCTGGTGCGGCGTTCTGGGCGAACTCTATGGTGGCGCCGTCGAGACGCGCATCGCGCTCGACGTGCAGCAGCTTCTCGCGTGGATCCATGAGCCTTCGGCTCCAGAGCCTTCCACCATTCAAGCCGCAGGCTTCAACCCCAATCGCCTCGACACACTCCGTTCACGCACCAGCGCCGCGTACCGAGGCCTCTACGTGCTCTTGCAACGTGAAGGCGCGTGCGACTTCTTCTGGAAGACGCGCATGGTCGATCTCGACCGCGACGACGCAAGGCTCGACATTCACCACATCTTCCCCAAAAAGTGGTGCGAGGAGCACGACATCTCTCCGCGCATCTACAACGCGATCGTCAACAAGACAGCCATCTCGTACAAAGCGAACCGGATGATCGGCGGCAGCGCGCCGTCGAAGTATCTCGAGCAACTCCAGAAGCACGAGCAGGTGCAGTTGAATGACGTCGAGATGGACGCCATTTTGAAGAGCCACGTCATCGACCCGGCACAGTTGCGAAGCGACGCGTTCAAGTCGTTCTACACGACCCGGAAGGCGGCGTTGTTGGCCATCGTCGAGCGCGCGATGGGCAAGGTCTCGGCCGAAGTCTCGGGCATTGTCGCGGATGACGACGAGGACGCAGACGAAGAGAGCGAGGCCGCGTGA
- a CDS encoding HlyD family secretion protein — protein MTTRIAAVENAPNDTGSKPAPRSRAKMVLPALLGVAVLGGGTHFLMTHGRESTDDAQVEGRIANVSPRVAGQVARVLVKDNQLVQAGDILVELDRADLDAKVEVAHADVLSAEAGLANAQAQLSITEANAGANLRQAQAGVTQASSGINSSKAALEQARADVASSEARFRLAETDLNRVKSLHEQGALSQADLDSKQAGYDTSKAALDQSRARLTSTEAGITNSSGGLEVAQGKLVAAQTGPVQVQSAQAALKLAEARLKQTRAALTLAELAASYSQVRAPVSGVISRRTVEVGQMVGPERPLMAVVPQNDIWVVANFKEDQVGEMRPGQPVSVKVDAFGGHVFHGHVDSLAGASGARFALLPPDNASGNFVKVVQRIPVLIRFDEDFKDLPVKPGMSTVVTVDTRVTPAQGTHAERASVDASKKVD, from the coding sequence ATGACGACCCGGATCGCAGCAGTCGAGAACGCTCCCAATGACACTGGCTCCAAGCCCGCTCCGCGCTCGCGCGCGAAGATGGTGCTCCCCGCGCTGCTGGGCGTGGCGGTGCTGGGCGGCGGCACCCACTTCCTCATGACCCATGGCCGCGAGTCCACGGACGACGCCCAGGTCGAGGGCCGCATCGCGAACGTGTCTCCGCGCGTGGCGGGACAGGTGGCGCGGGTGCTCGTGAAGGACAACCAGCTGGTCCAGGCCGGTGACATCCTGGTGGAGCTGGACCGCGCGGACCTGGACGCCAAGGTCGAGGTCGCGCACGCGGACGTGCTGAGCGCCGAGGCGGGGCTGGCCAACGCCCAGGCCCAGCTCTCCATCACCGAGGCCAACGCGGGCGCGAACCTGCGCCAGGCGCAGGCCGGCGTCACCCAGGCCTCCAGCGGCATCAACTCTTCCAAGGCGGCGCTGGAGCAGGCGCGCGCGGATGTGGCCTCGTCCGAGGCGCGCTTCCGGCTGGCGGAGACGGACCTGAACCGCGTGAAGTCGCTGCACGAGCAGGGGGCGCTGTCGCAGGCGGACCTGGACTCGAAGCAGGCGGGCTATGACACGTCCAAGGCGGCGTTGGATCAGTCGCGCGCCCGGCTGACGTCCACCGAGGCGGGCATCACCAACTCGTCGGGTGGCCTGGAGGTGGCGCAGGGCAAGCTGGTGGCCGCGCAGACGGGCCCCGTGCAGGTGCAGTCCGCGCAGGCGGCGCTGAAGCTGGCCGAGGCGCGGCTGAAGCAGACGCGCGCGGCGCTGACGCTGGCGGAGCTGGCGGCGTCGTACTCGCAGGTGCGCGCCCCGGTGTCGGGCGTCATCAGCCGTCGCACGGTCGAGGTCGGGCAGATGGTGGGCCCGGAGCGTCCGCTGATGGCCGTCGTTCCGCAGAACGACATCTGGGTGGTGGCCAACTTCAAGGAGGACCAGGTCGGCGAGATGCGCCCGGGTCAGCCGGTGTCCGTGAAGGTGGATGCCTTTGGCGGGCATGTCTTCCACGGCCACGTGGACAGCCTGGCCGGCGCCAGCGGCGCTCGCTTCGCGCTGCTGCCCCCGGACAACGCGTCCGGCAACTTCGTGAAGGTGGTGCAGCGCATCCCCGTGCTCATCCGCTTCGATGAGGACTTCAAGGACCTGCCCGTCAAGCCGGGCATGAGCACGGTCGTGACGGTGGACACGCGCGTGACGCCGGCCCAGGGCACGCATGCCGAGCGTGCCTCCGTGGACGCGTCGAAGAAGGTGGATTGA
- a CDS encoding DHA2 family efflux MFS transporter permease subunit, protein MAAALMSVLDISIVNVALSDIRASFGTPLDQIAWVSTGYMMANVVVIPMTGWLQRRFGYRRYFTFSILMFTAASVLCGLAWNLPSLVVFRILQGMGGGAIIPTSQAILFARYPRNEHSMAGALFALGAVTGPLLGPTVGGMLIEAASWHWIFLINLPVGIFAAYMAWRHIEQPHFEVSLEKVDRNGIALLAVGMAALQYVLEEGNREDWFESRTITFLAVIAGVALITFIVHELETPQPVVDLRVFLNRSYAAATGVNFLIGTALFSGSFLFSLFCGTVMRYSALDIGLVFLKGSAIQILLMPIIGKFGNKVDGRMLIAFGICGMSLSLWTNGHMTSSVDEAALIAPVFIRACSLGFVFVPLSVLALSNLKPEQRGNAAGLFNLTRELGGSIGTAWMSSALSRSTQANVTALTSHVDVYGQTAQDQLATAKAMMAGRGILDPGGAAYGLLNMRINAQALVRAFNANFVILTAIFAASLLLVFMLQKPDPTVKVEGAH, encoded by the coding sequence ATGGCCGCGGCGCTGATGTCCGTGCTGGACATCTCCATCGTCAACGTGGCCCTGAGCGACATCCGCGCGAGCTTCGGCACGCCGTTGGATCAGATCGCCTGGGTGTCCACGGGCTACATGATGGCCAACGTGGTGGTCATCCCGATGACGGGATGGCTCCAGCGCCGCTTTGGCTATCGGCGGTACTTCACCTTCTCCATCCTGATGTTCACCGCGGCCAGCGTGCTGTGCGGCCTGGCGTGGAACCTCCCGTCCCTGGTCGTCTTCCGCATCCTCCAGGGCATGGGCGGCGGCGCCATCATCCCTACGTCGCAGGCCATCCTCTTCGCGCGCTATCCGCGCAATGAGCACTCGATGGCGGGCGCGCTGTTCGCGCTCGGCGCGGTGACGGGGCCGCTGCTCGGGCCCACGGTGGGCGGCATGCTCATCGAGGCGGCGAGCTGGCACTGGATCTTCCTCATCAACCTGCCGGTGGGCATCTTCGCCGCGTACATGGCGTGGCGGCACATCGAGCAGCCGCACTTCGAGGTCTCGCTGGAGAAGGTGGACCGCAATGGCATCGCGCTGCTCGCGGTGGGCATGGCGGCGCTCCAGTACGTGCTGGAGGAGGGCAACCGCGAGGACTGGTTCGAGAGCCGCACCATCACCTTCCTGGCGGTCATCGCGGGCGTGGCGCTCATCACCTTCATCGTCCACGAACTGGAGACACCCCAGCCCGTGGTGGACTTGAGGGTGTTCCTCAACCGCTCCTACGCGGCGGCCACGGGGGTGAACTTCCTCATCGGAACGGCGCTGTTCTCGGGCTCGTTCCTGTTCAGCCTCTTCTGCGGCACGGTGATGCGGTACTCGGCGCTCGACATCGGGCTCGTGTTCCTCAAGGGCAGCGCCATCCAGATCCTGCTGATGCCCATCATCGGGAAGTTCGGCAACAAGGTGGACGGGCGCATGCTGATTGCCTTCGGCATCTGCGGCATGAGCCTGTCGCTGTGGACCAACGGGCACATGACGTCCTCGGTGGATGAGGCGGCGCTGATTGCACCCGTGTTCATTCGAGCCTGCTCGCTGGGCTTCGTGTTCGTGCCGTTGTCGGTATTGGCGCTCAGCAACCTGAAGCCGGAGCAGCGCGGCAACGCGGCGGGTCTCTTCAACCTGACGCGCGAGCTGGGTGGCTCCATCGGCACGGCGTGGATGAGCAGCGCGCTCAGCCGGAGCACGCAGGCGAACGTGACGGCGCTGACCTCGCACGTGGATGTGTACGGGCAGACGGCGCAGGACCAGCTCGCCACCGCGAAGGCGATGATGGCGGGGCGAGGCATCTTGGATCCCGGTGGAGCGGCCTATGGCCTGCTCAACATGCGCATCAACGCGCAGGCGCTGGTGCGAGCCTTCAACGCCAACTTCGTGATTCTCACGGCCATCTTCGCGGCCTCCCTGCTGCTGGTCTTCATGCTCCAGAAGCCGGACCCGACGGTGAAGGTCGAAGGCGCGCACTAA
- a CDS encoding glutaminyl-peptide cyclotransferase, producing the protein MRAVVRSAVLFVGWLVAGCAPSHHNTPDAGNPDPAPQMLVARIVKAWPHDTGAFTEGLQFHQGQLFESTGEEGDLRRITLDQASPLWSERLEGVFPEGLASDGQRLYQLTWRDEKMYVWNGPQPTRERTLSYSGEGWGLCYWQGKLVRSDGSALLRFHDPSDFHELSSVRVTMYGVAQDQLNELECADDAVYANVWHSTYILKIDYATGNVLAVIDASALARAVKGRVSSYEAVLNGIALEPGTGRMFLTGKLWPSIFEVKLEPAANP; encoded by the coding sequence GGTCCGCGGTCTTGTTCGTCGGGTGGCTCGTGGCGGGCTGCGCGCCCTCGCATCACAACACGCCGGATGCCGGAAACCCGGACCCCGCCCCACAGATGCTCGTGGCCCGCATCGTCAAGGCGTGGCCCCATGACACGGGGGCCTTCACCGAGGGACTCCAGTTCCACCAGGGACAACTGTTCGAGAGCACCGGCGAGGAAGGCGACCTGCGCCGCATCACGTTGGACCAGGCCTCGCCGCTGTGGAGTGAGCGGCTCGAAGGCGTCTTCCCCGAGGGGCTGGCCAGTGATGGACAGCGCCTGTACCAGCTCACGTGGCGCGACGAGAAGATGTACGTCTGGAATGGCCCGCAGCCCACGCGCGAGCGCACGCTCAGCTACAGCGGCGAGGGCTGGGGCCTGTGCTACTGGCAGGGCAAGCTGGTGCGCAGCGACGGCAGTGCCCTGCTTCGCTTCCATGACCCGAGCGACTTCCATGAGCTGTCCTCGGTCCGCGTGACGATGTACGGCGTGGCGCAGGACCAGCTCAACGAGCTGGAGTGCGCGGACGACGCGGTCTACGCCAACGTCTGGCACAGCACGTACATCCTGAAGATCGACTACGCGACGGGCAACGTGCTGGCCGTCATCGACGCCTCGGCCCTGGCGCGCGCGGTGAAGGGGCGGGTGAGCAGCTACGAGGCGGTGCTCAACGGCATCGCGCTGGAGCCCGGCACGGGGCGCATGTTCCTGACGGGCAAGCTGTGGCCGAGCATCTTCGAGGTGAAGCTGGAGCCCGCGGCCAATCCGTGA
- a CDS encoding metal-dependent hydrolase, producing the protein MNPIVHAELSWLVGQGLRERRDRVLVTCAGLAPDLDGLSLLGGGEAYTRYHHVLFHGYAGALLTAGVCVALARQRGRMALLALAAFHLHLVCDLAGSGPGWPIFYFWPTSHVEWFWSGQWGLASWQNTLIGAVATVACLVCAVPLRRTAVELLSPRWDAEVTRTVRRRLLGELPPSR; encoded by the coding sequence ATGAACCCCATCGTCCATGCCGAGCTGTCCTGGCTCGTGGGTCAGGGCCTCCGCGAGCGTCGCGACCGCGTCCTCGTCACCTGCGCGGGGCTGGCTCCGGACCTGGATGGGCTGTCATTGCTCGGCGGGGGTGAGGCCTACACGCGCTATCACCACGTGCTCTTCCATGGGTACGCGGGCGCATTGCTCACCGCCGGCGTCTGCGTGGCGCTCGCACGGCAACGCGGTCGCATGGCCCTGCTCGCACTCGCGGCCTTCCACCTGCATCTCGTGTGTGACCTGGCGGGGAGCGGGCCTGGGTGGCCCATCTTCTACTTCTGGCCCACGAGCCACGTGGAGTGGTTCTGGAGTGGCCAGTGGGGCCTCGCGTCGTGGCAGAACACGCTCATCGGCGCGGTCGCGACGGTGGCGTGTCTGGTCTGCGCGGTGCCGCTGCGGCGCACGGCGGTGGAGCTGCTGTCTCCTCGCTGGGATGCGGAGGTGACGCGCACCGTGCGACGCCGCCTGCTGGGGGAGCTGCCTCCGTCCCGCTGA
- a CDS encoding esterase-like activity of phytase family protein: MSVSSRRRLQRTSLFTSVLALSLATACARGRPAPPERVPEPTLVGRAVLEAATWAPGPTSGRYIGPSPQNGITVPFMERQPVQGFSAVLDNGDGSFLAMLDNGYGSLENSADFNLRVYTLRPDFQTHEGGTGKLAVEGFIELSDPNHHAGFALTNFFTPERVLTGADFDIESMQRAADGTLWFGDEFGPFLLHADAQGHLLEAPIPLPDFQQGGALRTPQNPLVEEASAVRVMNAMRAHAFAHGERRAPVFSPDWHLLDDGDSATGTSDRLAPPPGSGLSAAASDLFDVKKLQQAGYAVVPWTVNASEAMQALLKRGVDGLISDRPDLLWQAVRAYDANQDGVPGDLLTPEGLLDASRFDAQGHRGARGLRPENTLPAMEAALDNLMTTLELDTGITSDGVPVLEHDPFLSAEKCRRANGPPYTPGTQVLIRTLTVAKLQSTFVCDKLLPSQPAQTNDKKLSPVSVAFAKRHGLRDAYVPPTLRQVFALVDFYADYYRAGAGSTHPDAMKRARNAERVRFNIETKLNPRHEFAARTVGPEPFADAVAGAILASGLAARADVQSFDFRTLLRVHERFPSVRTVCLVGDFPVYADPTVAGSDDGGNLQPEGTGTTPWLGGLPWPYRVTAKEHPFRVRASGGFEAMALSRDGATLLPVLEKPLADDTSGTLLIHEFDLAHRRYTGVTHRYALAPRGTSATDFVLFDKDRGVMLERDNTQGDLAGYKALYEVRLTGDGQPVKKRLAVDLLNIANPFHLTHPEVGDLGLGDRFAFPFITTEAVLVFDPRHVGLLNDNNFPFSVGRHLGSGRPDDSEFVRLELGEPLGGL; the protein is encoded by the coding sequence ATGTCCGTGTCCTCGCGTCGCCGCCTGCAGCGCACGTCGTTGTTCACGTCCGTGCTCGCGTTGTCCCTCGCCACCGCGTGCGCGCGAGGCAGGCCCGCCCCACCCGAGCGCGTCCCCGAGCCGACGCTGGTGGGGCGCGCGGTCCTGGAGGCCGCCACGTGGGCGCCCGGTCCGACGTCCGGGCGGTACATCGGGCCCTCGCCCCAGAACGGCATCACCGTGCCCTTCATGGAGCGGCAGCCCGTGCAGGGGTTCTCGGCGGTGCTCGACAACGGCGATGGCTCGTTCCTCGCCATGTTGGACAACGGCTACGGCAGCTTGGAGAACTCGGCGGATTTCAATCTGCGCGTCTACACGCTGCGCCCCGACTTCCAGACGCACGAAGGAGGAACGGGCAAGCTCGCGGTGGAAGGCTTCATCGAGCTGAGCGACCCGAACCACCACGCGGGCTTCGCGCTCACGAACTTCTTCACCCCCGAGCGCGTGCTGACCGGCGCGGACTTCGACATCGAATCCATGCAGCGCGCTGCCGACGGCACGCTCTGGTTCGGCGACGAGTTCGGTCCCTTCCTGCTGCACGCGGACGCGCAGGGCCATCTTTTGGAAGCGCCCATCCCGCTGCCTGACTTCCAGCAAGGTGGTGCGCTGCGCACGCCCCAGAACCCTCTCGTGGAGGAGGCTTCCGCCGTGCGGGTGATGAACGCGATGCGCGCGCATGCGTTCGCTCACGGCGAGCGCCGCGCGCCTGTCTTCTCTCCGGACTGGCACTTGTTGGATGACGGCGATAGCGCGACGGGCACATCGGACCGGTTGGCTCCGCCACCAGGCTCGGGGCTCTCCGCGGCGGCCAGTGACCTCTTCGATGTGAAGAAGCTCCAGCAAGCGGGCTACGCCGTGGTGCCCTGGACGGTGAACGCATCGGAGGCGATGCAGGCGCTGCTGAAGCGCGGCGTGGACGGTCTCATCAGCGACCGGCCGGACCTCTTGTGGCAGGCGGTGCGCGCGTACGACGCGAACCAGGATGGCGTCCCGGGAGACCTGCTCACGCCGGAGGGGCTGCTGGACGCGAGCCGCTTCGATGCCCAGGGCCACCGGGGCGCGCGAGGCCTTCGTCCGGAGAACACGCTGCCCGCGATGGAGGCGGCGCTCGACAATTTGATGACGACGCTGGAGCTGGACACCGGCATCACGTCGGACGGTGTTCCCGTGCTGGAGCACGACCCGTTCCTCTCCGCGGAGAAGTGCCGCCGCGCGAACGGTCCGCCATACACGCCCGGAACGCAGGTCCTCATCCGCACGCTCACCGTCGCGAAGCTCCAGTCCACCTTCGTCTGCGACAAGCTCCTGCCGAGCCAGCCCGCGCAGACGAATGACAAGAAGCTGTCCCCCGTGTCGGTGGCCTTCGCGAAGCGCCACGGATTGCGCGATGCCTATGTGCCGCCCACGCTGCGGCAGGTGTTCGCGCTCGTGGACTTCTATGCGGACTACTACCGCGCGGGTGCCGGCTCCACGCATCCGGACGCGATGAAGCGCGCGCGCAACGCGGAGCGCGTGCGCTTCAACATCGAGACGAAGCTCAACCCGCGCCACGAGTTCGCCGCTCGCACGGTGGGGCCCGAGCCCTTCGCGGACGCGGTGGCGGGCGCCATCCTCGCCTCGGGGCTGGCCGCGCGCGCGGACGTGCAGAGCTTCGACTTCCGCACGCTGCTGCGCGTGCACGAGCGCTTCCCCTCGGTGCGCACCGTGTGCCTCGTGGGAGACTTCCCCGTCTACGCGGACCCCACCGTCGCCGGCTCGGACGATGGCGGCAACCTCCAGCCCGAGGGCACGGGCACGACGCCGTGGCTCGGCGGGCTGCCGTGGCCCTATCGCGTCACCGCGAAGGAGCACCCCTTCCGCGTGCGCGCCAGCGGCGGCTTCGAGGCCATGGCCCTGAGTCGGGACGGCGCCACGCTCCTGCCCGTCCTGGAGAAGCCCCTGGCGGACGACACGAGCGGCACGCTCCTCATCCACGAGTTCGACCTGGCCCATCGCCGTTACACCGGCGTGACGCATCGCTATGCGCTGGCGCCGCGAGGCACGTCCGCCACGGACTTCGTCCTCTTCGACAAGGACCGAGGCGTGATGCTGGAGCGGGACAACACCCAGGGAGACCTCGCGGGCTACAAGGCCCTGTACGAAGTCCGCCTCACCGGGGACGGACAGCCCGTGAAGAAGCGGCTCGCGGTGGACCTGCTGAACATCGCCAATCCCTTCCACCTCACGCACCCGGAAGTGGGGGACCTGGGGCTCGGAGACCGGTTCGCCTTCCCCTTCATCACCACCGAGGCCGTGCTTGTCTTCGACCCGCGGCACGTGGGCCTCCTCAACGACAACAACTTCCCTTTCAGTGTGGGGCGTCACCTGGGCAGCGGCCGGCCGGACGACAGCGAGTTCGTCCGCCTGGAGCTGGGAGAGCCGCTGGGAGGCCTGTAG